One window from the genome of Oscillospiraceae bacterium encodes:
- a CDS encoding DnaJ domain-containing protein produces MKENYYEWFGVEKTADAQQIKRAYYTLVKKYPPERFPEEYKRLRAAYDILSNERKRAAYDQNRSLPKLAAYLFEQAENLERLGRHAQAADVYEQTLKLHPELTQAQAALARAFERQGKIGKAISTWEKLCKKEPRNAEYAYKLALDYDHRGWNKKAHAQYRQALELDGGNAEYWGALLNFHQNSPDRAEAQLVCERGLRAMEERGIESIRLYAHAAVFHAQSDMEAAERYLDKIVRVMRAGGGQHEDPAQTVCFLLESAREMHKPAFVKYIQEMAAMLPHIDADLQEQLAEANRVVEIESLMEHGFPSLFHDLFATLNNDCDCEQCKLNLVAMEAHILAEKNAYRSKLLRLRKEYPHLYALHADFFNQVLHTRDTQKLLYWRMKILTKEGWDLAEFDDNEESGPPTPTQTVRRTGPKIGRNDPCPCGSGKKYKKCCGQ; encoded by the coding sequence ATGAAGGAAAATTATTATGAGTGGTTCGGCGTGGAAAAAACGGCGGATGCACAGCAGATCAAGCGGGCTTATTACACGCTTGTAAAAAAATATCCCCCGGAGCGGTTTCCGGAAGAATACAAAAGACTGCGGGCCGCATATGACATTCTTTCGAATGAGAGAAAGCGGGCCGCATACGACCAAAACCGCTCTTTGCCGAAGCTCGCAGCTTATCTTTTTGAGCAGGCGGAGAACCTTGAACGCCTTGGCCGCCACGCCCAGGCCGCTGATGTATACGAACAAACTCTGAAGCTGCACCCCGAACTTACGCAGGCGCAGGCAGCATTGGCCCGCGCCTTTGAAAGGCAGGGGAAGATTGGCAAGGCGATCTCCACATGGGAAAAACTCTGCAAGAAAGAGCCGAGAAACGCGGAGTACGCCTACAAGCTCGCTTTGGACTATGACCACCGCGGCTGGAATAAAAAAGCACACGCACAGTACCGGCAAGCGCTGGAACTCGACGGCGGCAACGCCGAGTATTGGGGAGCGCTGCTCAATTTCCATCAGAATTCACCCGACCGGGCAGAAGCGCAGCTCGTCTGTGAACGGGGTTTGCGCGCGATGGAAGAGCGTGGGATAGAAAGCATTCGGCTCTATGCTCATGCTGCTGTATTTCACGCGCAAAGCGACATGGAGGCGGCGGAACGGTATTTAGACAAAATCGTCCGTGTCATGCGCGCCGGCGGTGGCCAGCATGAGGATCCGGCACAAACTGTTTGTTTTTTGCTGGAAAGCGCGCGGGAGATGCACAAACCGGCTTTTGTTAAGTACATACAGGAAATGGCGGCGATGCTTCCGCACATTGACGCCGACCTGCAAGAACAGCTTGCGGAAGCAAACCGTGTGGTAGAGATAGAATCGCTCATGGAACATGGCTTTCCCTCCCTGTTCCACGACCTTTTTGCCACGCTAAACAACGACTGCGACTGTGAGCAGTGTAAGCTCAATCTGGTCGCTATGGAAGCCCATATTTTAGCAGAGAAAAACGCCTATCGCTCGAAGCTTTTGCGGCTGCGCAAGGAATATCCCCACTTATACGCTCTCCACGCCGACTTTTTCAATCAGGTTCTGCATACCCGAGACACACAAAAGCTGCTGTATTGGCGAATGAAGATTCTTACCAAAGAAGGATGGGATCTCGCAGAATTTGACGACAATGAGGAGTCCGGTCCACCAACTCCCACACAAACCGTACGCAGGACAGGGCCGAAAATCGGGCGCAACGATCCCTGTCCCTGCGGGAGCGGCAAAAAATACAAGAAATGCTGCGGACAGTGA
- a CDS encoding tetratricopeptide repeat protein: MMEELGRKYYLLALSAAERGDLSGAARLSFCAFSLDEGQAKARRLLGLCLLELGNTEDAAKILAEFPDLAGGASEARALTKAGLETVERLIRRGKWRAALKAAEKIPHQSVRLLNIRGCILAGAKRYAEAGRLFALAEEKDRGGVEASEYLRETAKRAKSLWGLW; this comes from the coding sequence TTGATGGAGGAACTTGGCCGCAAGTACTATCTGCTTGCGCTTTCGGCGGCGGAGCGGGGGGATCTGAGCGGAGCCGCACGGCTCTCGTTTTGCGCCTTCTCGCTGGACGAAGGACAAGCGAAGGCCCGTAGACTGCTGGGACTTTGTCTTCTTGAACTGGGGAATACGGAGGACGCGGCAAAAATTCTCGCGGAATTTCCCGATCTGGCAGGCGGGGCGTCGGAGGCGCGAGCGCTCACAAAAGCCGGACTGGAGACGGTAGAGCGGCTTATCCGGCGCGGTAAATGGCGGGCGGCTCTGAAAGCGGCGGAGAAGATTCCGCACCAAAGCGTGCGGTTGTTGAACATACGAGGGTGCATCTTGGCCGGAGCAAAGCGCTACGCCGAGGCAGGCAGACTATTTGCCTTGGCGGAGGAAAAGGACCGAGGCGGAGTCGAAGCGTCGGAATATCTCAGGGAAACGGCAAAGCGCGCGAAATCCCTTTGGGGGTTGTGGTAA
- a CDS encoding Hsp70 family protein translates to MNRIVGIDLGTSTSEIACVIDGKPVLIPNSLGKVITPSVVHIGVDGEILVGEPAVEYLLTRPDCTFMEIKRMTGGGQTLCAHGKKYSPEELQSYLLRHLTECAEKYLGETISRAVITVPAYFTDVQRRATVKAGELAGLTVERILNEPTAAALDYGLENLSQCKNILVYDLGGGTLDITVLELFEGVIDVKAGAGNNHLGGKDFDEALMCFLADPGGDARALMRLKKAAEECKRALSTEESYEISLPFLFSSAGGAPVSVEKTVTRADFDGLIREKIESTRALMLSALSDAGLSPADLEIVLLAGGSTRIPCVKQLVADTLNIVPRLLVDPDLTVARGAAIQAAILDGSLDGRAELVLTDVCPYTLGTAVLLEGMYGDRIVFDPVIPRNTPVPADVSKIYFPARDYQSSVTIEAYQGESLDPENNEHLGKVQLTGIPPARRGKEPVEVTFSYDMNGILQVKAKAISTRNEVSAEISTTGVEPLPALDLSKWGSASSAKRYRPIVRKAEKLIAAEVEGAGELEVLVQQLKEALLLERGEQAEALREELMALLEALEAAH, encoded by the coding sequence ATGAATAGGATTGTTGGTATCGATCTGGGAACATCCACGTCGGAAATCGCGTGCGTTATAGACGGAAAGCCGGTCTTGATCCCGAACAGTCTGGGGAAGGTGATAACGCCGTCGGTGGTGCATATCGGCGTGGACGGTGAAATCCTGGTGGGAGAACCTGCCGTCGAATATCTGCTCACCCGTCCAGACTGCACCTTTATGGAGATCAAACGGATGACAGGCGGCGGACAGACCCTGTGTGCCCACGGCAAAAAATATTCCCCTGAGGAACTTCAAAGCTATCTTCTGCGCCATCTCACCGAATGCGCGGAAAAATACCTGGGCGAAACGATCAGCCGTGCCGTCATCACCGTGCCGGCCTATTTTACCGACGTCCAGCGCCGGGCCACAGTGAAGGCCGGTGAGCTCGCGGGGCTCACAGTGGAACGCATACTCAACGAGCCCACGGCGGCCGCACTGGATTATGGCCTGGAAAATCTTTCGCAGTGCAAAAACATACTGGTGTACGACCTTGGCGGCGGCACGCTGGACATCACAGTGCTGGAATTGTTCGAAGGCGTTATTGACGTCAAGGCCGGCGCCGGAAACAATCATCTGGGCGGCAAGGACTTCGACGAGGCCCTTATGTGTTTCCTCGCCGACCCGGGCGGGGACGCGCGCGCCCTTATGCGGCTGAAAAAGGCGGCGGAGGAATGCAAACGCGCGCTGAGCACAGAAGAAAGCTATGAGATATCCCTGCCTTTTTTGTTTTCCTCCGCTGGCGGAGCGCCGGTTTCAGTGGAGAAAACCGTTACAAGAGCTGATTTCGACGGCCTGATACGGGAAAAGATCGAATCCACCAGAGCGCTTATGCTGTCGGCGCTGTCTGACGCGGGGCTGTCTCCGGCGGATTTGGAGATTGTACTGCTGGCGGGCGGTTCCACCCGCATCCCCTGCGTAAAACAACTGGTGGCAGACACCCTGAACATCGTTCCCCGCTTGTTGGTTGACCCGGATCTGACGGTTGCCCGGGGCGCGGCCATACAGGCAGCCATTTTAGACGGCAGCTTGGACGGCCGCGCGGAACTCGTGCTGACCGACGTGTGTCCCTACACATTGGGCACGGCGGTGCTGCTGGAGGGTATGTACGGCGACAGAATCGTATTCGACCCGGTCATTCCCCGTAACACCCCCGTACCGGCCGATGTCTCTAAAATTTACTTTCCCGCTCGGGATTACCAGTCCTCTGTGACAATCGAGGCATACCAGGGAGAGTCGCTGGATCCGGAAAACAACGAGCACCTCGGAAAAGTACAGCTCACCGGGATCCCTCCCGCCCGTCGGGGCAAGGAACCGGTGGAGGTAACTTTTTCCTATGATATGAACGGTATTTTACAGGTCAAGGCGAAGGCGATATCCACAAGAAATGAGGTCTCCGCCGAAATCAGTACCACCGGTGTGGAGCCGCTGCCAGCATTGGATCTTTCCAAATGGGGAAGTGCCTCCAGCGCGAAACGCTACCGCCCTATTGTACGCAAAGCGGAGAAGCTGATAGCGGCCGAGGTGGAAGGCGCCGGCGAACTTGAAGTGCTGGTGCAGCAGCTCAAAGAAGCTTTGCTTCTGGAGCGCGGAGAACAGGCCGAGGCTCTGCGGGAGGAACTTATGGCTCTTCTGGAAGCATTGGAGGCAGCGCATTGA
- the grpE gene encoding nucleotide exchange factor GrpE, with protein MFDFKRALTMLLEQETRPLPENEFAEIALDGQRTLTSLRKKQSELSMQVEEIYDIVGNMDTTALQDAMRSEKRRADALADAVVGLCDILEDFCAYARDSGDAGLDKQAWMMWRNSGSLLERYGFVRLGADGQPLDPEIHTVRSAVVSSVPREHVARVLQSGYRYLGAVVRKAVVILSKGMGDKTDE; from the coding sequence ATGTTTGATTTCAAGCGGGCGCTTACTATGTTGCTGGAACAGGAAACGAGGCCTCTGCCTGAAAACGAGTTTGCCGAAATCGCTTTGGATGGGCAGCGGACATTGACGTCACTGCGCAAAAAGCAATCGGAGCTTTCTATGCAGGTGGAGGAAATATACGATATCGTTGGAAACATGGATACCACTGCGCTGCAAGATGCGATGCGGTCCGAGAAACGGCGCGCCGACGCTCTGGCGGACGCGGTCGTGGGTCTGTGCGATATTCTTGAGGATTTTTGTGCATACGCTCGGGACAGCGGAGACGCCGGGCTGGATAAACAGGCTTGGATGATGTGGCGCAATTCAGGGAGCCTGCTGGAGCGCTACGGCTTTGTCCGCTTGGGGGCGGACGGCCAGCCGCTGGACCCGGAGATTCATACGGTACGGTCGGCGGTGGTTTCATCCGTTCCGCGCGAGCATGTGGCGCGGGTGCTGCAAAGCGGCTACCGATATCTTGGGGCGGTTGTGCGAAAAGCCGTTGTGATATTAAGTAAAGGGATGGGAGACAAAACGGATGAATAG